One window of the Leptotrichia massiliensis genome contains the following:
- a CDS encoding Fic family protein → MFKISKIKIFKNFLEKEIPLNKGILTKLENNLKTNFIYNSNAIEGSTLTLKETDIILQYRVTVKGKSLKEHEEVKGQEYTLNFLKEVIKTNESLSLRLIRKFHALVLNDDIENRGKFKKSNNEILGAGFETTPYYLVEEKLTEFIEKFNSGENNDLIIRVACFHADFEKIHPFIDGKDGLGDYF, encoded by the coding sequence ATGTTTAAAATATCTAAAATTAAAATTTTTAAAAACTTTTTAGAAAAAGAAATACCCTTAAATAAAGGGATTTTGACAAAATTGGAAAATAATCTTAAAACGAATTTTATTTATAATTCAAATGCGATTGAAGGTAGCACTCTTACTTTGAAGGAAACGGATATTATTCTTCAATATAGGGTTACTGTGAAAGGGAAAAGTTTGAAGGAGCATGAGGAAGTGAAGGGGCAGGAATATACTCTTAATTTTCTAAAGGAAGTTATAAAAACAAATGAATCTTTATCGCTGAGATTGATAAGAAAGTTTCATGCTCTTGTGTTGAATGATGATATTGAAAATAGAGGGAAGTTTAAGAAAAGTAACAATGAAATTTTGGGTGCTGGATTTGAAACGACGCCTTACTATCTTGTTGAAGAGAAGCTGACGGAGTTTATTGAAAAATTCAATAGTGGTGAAAATAATGATTTGATAATTAGGGTTGCTTGTTTTCATGCTGATTTTGAAAAGATTCATCCATTTATTGATGGTAAGGACGGACTGGGAGATTACTTCTGA
- the nrdE gene encoding class 1b ribonucleoside-diphosphate reductase subunit alpha, producing the protein MVDKRAKKWIYLNNEIMVKQGEDFQLEKDKEAVYSYFVDYVNKNTVFFHNLEEKMGYLIKNDYYIDFYEMYSHDEIKEVFKLVYDKKFRFASFMSASKFYQSYALMDDTGEKFLERYEDRIATVSLYLAQGNVEKAKEYALMLINQEYQPATPTFLNSGKKRSGELVSCFLDEMGDNLSGIGYVFDSSMKLSSIGGGVSINLSKVRARGESIKGVEGRASGVLPIMKILEDIFSYANQLGQRAGAGAVYLNVFHSDINEFLDSKKINVDEKIRIKSLSIGVIVPDKFMQLAMEDEVCYTFNPHTVFLEYGQYLDEMDMNEMYEKLVDNPNVKKKKINARELLVKISQTQKESGYPYLFFKDNANKEHALKEIGTVKFSNLCTEIMQLSEVSDINAYYEEDTIRRGISCNLGSLNIATVMENKRIKEATKAAIDSLTMVSDLTNIDIVPSIKKANDELHSVGLGAMNLHGYLAKNFIMYESKEALDFCNVFFMMVNFYSLERSMEIAKEKGETFKDFEKSEYANGNYFDKYITKEYMPQTEKIKQLFEGIYIPTKEDWANLKEQVMKHGIYNAYRMAIAPNQSTSYIMNSTASVMPVVDTIEVREYGDSTTFYPMPYLTNDNYFFYKSAYDMDQKNILKLISVIQRHVDQGISTILYTKSTDSTRDLARLYIYAHRLGLKSLYYTRTRKATIEECISCSV; encoded by the coding sequence ATGGTAGATAAAAGAGCAAAAAAATGGATATATTTAAATAACGAGATAATGGTAAAACAAGGGGAAGATTTTCAGCTTGAGAAAGATAAAGAGGCTGTTTATTCGTATTTTGTAGATTATGTGAATAAAAATACTGTATTTTTTCACAATCTTGAGGAAAAAATGGGATATTTGATAAAAAATGATTATTATATTGATTTTTATGAAATGTATAGCCATGATGAGATAAAGGAAGTGTTTAAGCTGGTTTATGATAAGAAGTTTAGATTTGCTTCGTTTATGAGTGCATCGAAATTTTATCAAAGTTATGCTTTGATGGATGATACTGGAGAGAAATTTTTGGAAAGATATGAAGATAGGATTGCAACAGTTTCGCTTTATTTAGCACAGGGAAATGTTGAAAAGGCAAAAGAGTATGCTTTGATGTTGATAAATCAAGAATATCAGCCTGCTACGCCTACATTCTTAAATTCTGGAAAAAAACGTTCTGGGGAGCTTGTTTCTTGTTTTCTTGATGAAATGGGAGATAATTTGAGCGGAATTGGATATGTTTTTGATTCTTCAATGAAACTTTCTTCGATTGGTGGAGGAGTTTCGATTAACCTTTCTAAAGTAAGAGCAAGAGGAGAGTCAATAAAGGGAGTGGAAGGCAGAGCTTCTGGAGTTTTGCCGATTATGAAAATTTTGGAGGATATTTTTTCGTATGCAAATCAGTTAGGACAAAGAGCTGGGGCTGGAGCGGTTTATTTGAATGTTTTCCATTCTGATATTAATGAATTTTTGGATAGTAAAAAAATAAATGTAGATGAAAAAATCAGGATAAAATCATTGTCAATCGGAGTTATTGTTCCAGATAAATTTATGCAGTTGGCAATGGAAGATGAAGTTTGTTACACATTTAATCCACACACAGTATTCCTAGAATATGGACAATATCTGGATGAAATGGATATGAATGAAATGTATGAAAAACTGGTTGATAATCCTAATGTTAAAAAGAAAAAAATTAACGCAAGGGAACTTCTTGTAAAAATTTCTCAAACTCAAAAAGAAAGTGGATACCCTTATTTATTCTTTAAAGATAATGCAAATAAAGAACACGCATTAAAAGAAATCGGAACAGTTAAGTTCTCAAATCTATGTACTGAAATTATGCAATTATCAGAAGTTTCAGACATTAATGCTTACTACGAAGAAGACACGATAAGACGTGGAATTTCATGTAATTTAGGTTCATTAAATATTGCTACAGTAATGGAAAACAAAAGAATAAAAGAAGCCACAAAAGCGGCGATTGATTCACTTACAATGGTATCAGACTTGACAAACATTGATATTGTTCCATCAATAAAAAAAGCAAACGATGAGCTGCACTCAGTAGGACTGGGAGCAATGAACCTGCACGGATACTTGGCTAAAAACTTTATTATGTACGAAAGCAAGGAAGCACTTGACTTTTGTAACGTATTCTTCATGATGGTAAACTTCTATTCATTGGAACGTTCGATGGAAATTGCAAAAGAAAAAGGGGAAACTTTCAAGGACTTTGAAAAATCTGAATACGCCAACGGAAACTACTTTGACAAATATATTACAAAAGAATACATGCCACAAACAGAAAAAATAAAACAGCTATTTGAAGGAATTTACATCCCAACAAAAGAAGACTGGGCAAACCTAAAAGAGCAAGTAATGAAACACGGAATTTATAATGCTTATAGAATGGCGATTGCTCCAAATCAGTCAACATCGTATATTATGAATTCTACGGCTTCGGTAATGCCAGTAGTTGACACAATTGAAGTAAGAGAATACGGAGACAGCACAACTTTTTATCCAATGCCGTACCTAACAAATGACAACTATTTCTTTTATAAGTCAGCTTACGATATGGATCAAAAAAATATCTTGAAACTAATTTCTGTAATCCAAAGACATGTAGATCAAGGTATTTCGACTATCTTGTATACGAAGAGTACGGACAGCACTAGAGATTTGGCTAGACTCTATATTTATGCACATAGGCTGGGGCTTAAGTCGCTTTATTATACTCGAACTAGGAAGGCGACTATTGAGGAGTGTATAAGTTGTTCGGTTTAG
- the nrdI gene encoding class Ib ribonucleoside-diphosphate reductase assembly flavoprotein NrdI — protein MYIYYDSKTGNVERFIKKMQAQRPDWHFIKINPTTVIKNEGHFLTFTTKIGEIPTTTDEFLKNENNSKLLKSVSSSGNRNWGQFFALAADKIQEKYGIPILMKFELSGTSTEVENYIDYLENN, from the coding sequence ATGTATATATATTACGATTCAAAAACAGGAAATGTTGAACGATTCATAAAAAAAATGCAAGCACAACGTCCAGATTGGCATTTTATAAAGATAAATCCAACTACGGTAATCAAAAATGAAGGACATTTTCTAACATTTACAACAAAAATTGGAGAAATTCCAACAACAACAGACGAATTTTTAAAAAATGAAAACAACAGTAAACTATTAAAATCAGTAAGTTCCAGCGGAAACAGAAACTGGGGACAATTTTTCGCACTAGCAGCTGATAAAATTCAGGAAAAATACGGAATTCCAATATTGATGAAATTTGAGTTGTCAGGAACAAGTACGGAAGTGGAAAATTATATAGATTATTTGGAAAATAATTAA
- a CDS encoding thioredoxin domain-containing protein, translating to MKKIVKFEKNDCNPCAMVSDLLDKKGIEYERINPFDNPEIAVKYKIRSVPTVILFEENEEIKRTIGFKPEEINEIISMM from the coding sequence ATGAAAAAAATAGTGAAATTTGAGAAAAATGATTGCAATCCGTGTGCAATGGTGTCGGATTTATTAGATAAAAAAGGTATAGAATATGAAAGAATAAATCCATTTGATAATCCAGAAATTGCTGTAAAATATAAAATAAGAAGTGTTCCAACAGTAATTTTGTTTGAAGAAAACGAAGAAATAAAAAGAACAATTGGATTTAAGCCAGAAGAAATCAATGAAATCATCTCAATGATGTAA
- the metH gene encoding methionine synthase — protein MTKNKYKNSYNLLQNDLKNKILLLDGAMGTMIQQEKLTASDFGGEKYEGCNDYLVLQRPDVIKNIHKRYLEAGSDIIETNSFGALDIVLNDYDLEDKVFEMNKAAAELVNEAIAEYRSEHPEVTRNLYVAGALGPSNKSISVTGGVTFEELIHSYYTAVSGLMAGGVDLILFETIQDTRNLKAAYLGLKKAMEENYTIPLMLSFTIESTGTTLAGQTADAFYYAVNHMNPFSVGLNCATGPEFMTQFLKTLNNISNTYISVYPNAGLPNEDGEYEETPDTLSAKIEPFFQNNYLNIVGGCCGTTPEHIQKIKEKSVNYSPRVIDENKDFNDVSGLIALETPKNRPIYVGERTNVIGSRIFKNLIASEKFDEATEVARLQIKGRADVIDICLANPDRDEVADMKAFLDKVAKFAKVPLMIDSTDINVIKEGLTYLQGKGIINSINLEDGEKKFADMAKVIKDFGASVVVGLIDEEGMAVSVEKKLKVARRSYELLTKKYGIDERDIIFDTLVFPVATGDQKYIGSATATIEAIRQIKAEMPNVKTILGVSNVSFGLPVAGREVLNTYYMQKAYEAGLDYAIVNTEKVMPMDEISDEEKELAENLLFHTNDENVSKFANFYREKKAIQKVVDTSNLTTEEKVSNLVVEGSKKDLIVYLDELLQKYSPIDIINGPLMTGMDEVGRLFNNNDLIVAEVLQSAEVMKASVSHLEQFMEKDESSVKGKVIMATVKGDVHDIGKNLVGIIIGNNGYEVIDLGINTPAEKIREAIIEHKADFLGLSGLLVKSATEMVNTMGVLHEAGIDIPIFVGGAALTEKFTVNKIEPAYKNNIVIYSRDAMTALADLNKMIDEKKFEEFKEYLQKRRELVTIKDAKKLEQLKVKPTVSDIKDADGTFDFSKVELPKYNFEKIYKPQTLNKQIITNIKAKDVFPFINLQMLIGKHLGMKWIVNNLIEKQDPRTIKLYNEILDIIENGDEYFDIKAIYKFFPVRRKAGERKEDFKIEVLSDDLSTVLETFDFPRQKYGQYLSLNDYISPDGIDYIGFFVATAGEKSRLVSNELKEKGEFYRGHIVNSVGLELAEATSEYIHKMMRQDVGIIDKDISLNEILNAQYQGNRYSFGYPACPDLSDQRKLFNLLKPERYGISLTEEFMMYPEATVSAIVFSQPFCKYFNM, from the coding sequence ATGACAAAAAATAAATATAAAAATTCTTACAATTTATTACAAAATGATTTGAAAAATAAAATATTACTGCTGGATGGAGCGATGGGGACTATGATTCAGCAGGAAAAACTGACTGCAAGTGATTTTGGCGGAGAAAAATATGAAGGGTGCAATGATTATCTTGTATTGCAAAGACCTGACGTTATTAAAAATATTCATAAAAGATATTTAGAAGCTGGGAGTGATATTATTGAAACTAACAGTTTTGGAGCTTTGGATATTGTATTAAATGATTACGATTTGGAAGATAAAGTTTTTGAGATGAATAAAGCCGCGGCAGAGCTTGTAAATGAAGCTATTGCTGAATATAGAAGCGAGCATCCTGAAGTTACGAGAAATCTTTATGTTGCAGGGGCATTAGGACCTTCCAACAAATCTATCAGCGTTACTGGGGGAGTAACTTTTGAAGAGCTTATCCATAGCTATTATACAGCTGTTTCTGGGCTTATGGCTGGTGGAGTTGACTTAATTCTGTTTGAAACTATTCAAGATACAAGAAATTTGAAAGCGGCTTATTTGGGGCTTAAAAAGGCTATGGAAGAAAATTATACTATTCCATTAATGCTGTCGTTTACAATTGAAAGTACAGGAACTACACTTGCAGGACAAACTGCAGATGCTTTTTATTACGCTGTAAACCACATGAATCCATTTTCTGTGGGACTGAATTGTGCAACAGGACCTGAATTTATGACACAATTTTTAAAGACATTAAATAATATTTCAAATACATATATTTCAGTTTATCCAAATGCTGGACTTCCTAACGAAGATGGCGAATACGAAGAAACTCCAGACACATTGTCGGCAAAAATTGAGCCGTTTTTCCAAAATAATTATTTAAATATTGTTGGAGGGTGCTGTGGAACTACGCCTGAGCATATTCAGAAAATTAAGGAAAAAAGTGTAAACTATTCTCCAAGAGTTATTGACGAAAACAAAGATTTTAACGATGTATCAGGACTAATTGCTTTAGAAACTCCAAAAAATCGTCCAATTTACGTGGGGGAACGTACAAACGTAATCGGTTCACGTATTTTTAAAAACTTAATTGCCAGCGAAAAATTTGACGAGGCAACAGAGGTTGCCAGACTTCAGATTAAGGGGCGTGCGGATGTAATTGATATTTGTCTTGCAAATCCAGACAGGGATGAAGTGGCAGACATGAAAGCTTTCTTAGATAAAGTGGCAAAATTTGCAAAAGTTCCTCTTATGATTGACTCAACTGATATAAATGTTATTAAGGAAGGTCTTACTTACTTGCAGGGGAAAGGAATTATAAATTCGATTAACCTTGAAGATGGAGAAAAGAAATTTGCTGATATGGCAAAAGTTATTAAGGATTTTGGGGCTTCTGTCGTTGTAGGACTGATTGATGAGGAAGGAATGGCTGTTTCAGTTGAGAAAAAATTGAAAGTTGCTAGAAGAAGTTACGAACTTCTTACGAAAAAATACGGAATTGATGAAAGAGACATAATCTTTGACACATTAGTTTTCCCAGTTGCTACAGGAGATCAGAAGTATATTGGCTCTGCCACAGCAACAATTGAGGCAATTAGGCAAATTAAAGCTGAAATGCCAAATGTAAAGACAATTTTAGGAGTAAGTAATGTTTCGTTTGGACTGCCTGTCGCAGGAAGAGAAGTTTTGAATACTTATTATATGCAAAAAGCCTATGAAGCTGGACTTGATTATGCAATAGTGAATACTGAAAAAGTTATGCCAATGGACGAAATTTCAGATGAAGAAAAGGAATTGGCAGAAAATCTATTATTCCATACAAACGATGAAAATGTATCAAAATTTGCAAACTTCTACCGTGAGAAAAAAGCCATCCAAAAAGTGGTTGATACAAGCAACTTAACTACCGAAGAAAAAGTCTCAAATTTAGTTGTTGAAGGAAGTAAGAAAGATTTGATTGTCTATCTTGATGAGTTACTTCAGAAATATTCTCCAATTGACATAATAAACGGTCCTCTGATGACTGGAATGGATGAAGTTGGAAGACTGTTTAACAACAATGACTTAATTGTTGCCGAAGTGTTGCAAAGTGCAGAAGTTATGAAAGCCTCAGTTTCACATCTGGAACAGTTTATGGAAAAAGATGAATCATCTGTAAAAGGGAAAGTAATTATGGCAACAGTAAAAGGGGATGTTCACGACATCGGAAAAAATCTGGTTGGGATAATCATTGGAAATAACGGTTACGAAGTAATTGACTTGGGAATAAATACGCCTGCTGAAAAAATCCGTGAAGCAATTATTGAACATAAGGCAGACTTCTTGGGCCTTTCTGGACTTCTTGTAAAATCTGCCACAGAAATGGTGAATACTATGGGCGTTCTGCATGAAGCTGGTATTGATATTCCAATATTTGTAGGAGGTGCGGCACTTACGGAAAAATTTACTGTAAATAAAATTGAGCCTGCCTACAAAAATAATATCGTAATTTACTCAAGAGATGCAATGACGGCTCTTGCTGACTTAAACAAAATGATTGATGAGAAAAAATTTGAAGAATTTAAGGAATATTTGCAAAAACGTAGAGAACTCGTAACAATTAAAGATGCCAAAAAACTTGAGCAGCTGAAAGTTAAGCCAACGGTAAGTGATATTAAGGATGCCGACGGAACATTCGATTTTTCAAAGGTTGAGCTTCCAAAATATAATTTTGAAAAAATTTATAAGCCACAAACATTAAATAAACAAATTATAACAAATATAAAAGCAAAAGATGTATTCCCATTCATAAATTTACAAATGCTAATTGGAAAACATCTGGGAATGAAGTGGATTGTAAATAATCTAATTGAAAAACAGGACCCTAGAACAATAAAATTATACAATGAGATTTTGGATATCATCGAAAATGGTGATGAATACTTTGATATAAAAGCTATCTACAAGTTTTTCCCTGTACGTCGAAAAGCTGGAGAAAGAAAAGAAGATTTCAAAATCGAAGTTTTATCAGATGACTTGTCAACTGTTTTAGAAACATTTGATTTCCCAAGACAAAAATATGGACAGTATTTATCATTAAATGATTATATAAGCCCAGATGGAATCGACTACATCGGATTCTTTGTCGCAACTGCAGGAGAAAAGTCAAGACTGGTTTCAAATGAACTTAAAGAAAAAGGTGAATTTTACAGAGGACATATTGTAAACTCTGTAGGACTTGAACTTGCTGAAGCAACATCAGAATACATTCACAAAATGATGCGTCAGGATGTAGGAATTATCGACAAGGACATCTCCTTAAACGAAATTTTAAATGCTCAGTATCAAGGAAACCGTTACTCTTTCGGCTACCCAGCCTGCCCAGACCTGAGCGACCAAAGAAAATTATTCAATTTATTGAAACCAGAAAGATATGGAATCTCTCTAACAGAAGAATTTATGATGTACCCAGAAGCTACAGTAAGTGCGATTGTATTCTCGCAGCCGTTCTGTAAATATTTTAATATGTAG
- a CDS encoding cupin domain-containing protein, with amino-acid sequence MNIFDLKDLSEKEEVVRILAEGKNVKIEKIISTGQTTDWQESEQNEFVILVQGEAEIEYFEDKNFEKNGNIIKNQRNTNNKKLQLAKGDTILINRGEKHRVSYTSKNPCCIWICIFFN; translated from the coding sequence ATGAATATTTTTGATTTAAAAGATTTGTCAGAAAAAGAGGAAGTCGTTAGGATTTTAGCTGAGGGTAAAAATGTAAAAATTGAAAAAATTATTTCGACTGGGCAGACAACAGATTGGCAGGAATCTGAACAAAATGAATTTGTGATTTTAGTTCAAGGTGAGGCTGAAATTGAATATTTTGAAGATAAAAATTTTGAAAAAAATGGAAATATAATAAAAAACCAAAGGAATACTAATAATAAGAAACTACAATTGGCAAAAGGGGATACAATATTAATCAATAGAGGTGAGAAACATAGAGTAAGCTATACAAGTAAAAATCCTTGCTGTATATGGATTTGTATCTTTTTTAATTAA
- a CDS encoding DUF1003 domain-containing protein: MKSRVEEKNGRLRMENINSENLKSENNELNKKDVKTENSNKQKEEILKKMLKDMDDEVKREEIIHMLLEQKVSKVIKEEEIDKKKLSYKFSNFVGSRGFIVFMIMFVAIWVGINIVFLVIKQFNPYSYVILNVVLSCFMLIFCSLIVFNQNKKKKIDEKKSENDYKVNLKNEIIIEDLHYKLDDLIEKQNEIAKRVSELETKKKVPVAKEKREYKFIDISEHDAKRK, encoded by the coding sequence TTGAAAAGCAGGGTTGAAGAAAAAAATGGTAGATTAAGGATGGAAAATATAAATTCAGAAAATTTAAAAAGTGAAAATAATGAATTAAATAAAAAAGATGTAAAAACAGAAAACTCGAATAAACAAAAAGAGGAAATATTGAAGAAAATGTTAAAAGATATGGATGATGAAGTAAAAAGAGAAGAAATTATTCATATGCTTTTAGAACAAAAGGTTTCAAAAGTTATAAAAGAAGAAGAAATTGATAAAAAAAAGTTATCGTATAAATTTTCAAATTTTGTTGGAAGTAGGGGATTTATTGTTTTTATGATAATGTTTGTAGCAATATGGGTTGGGATAAATATTGTATTTCTTGTTATTAAGCAATTTAATCCATATTCATATGTAATATTGAATGTTGTATTGTCTTGTTTTATGCTTATTTTCTGTTCACTTATAGTTTTTAATCAAAATAAAAAGAAAAAAATTGATGAAAAAAAGTCTGAAAATGATTATAAAGTAAATTTGAAAAATGAAATTATAATAGAAGATTTGCATTATAAGCTAGATGATTTGATTGAAAAGCAAAATGAAATTGCAAAACGAGTTTCAGAGCTTGAAACTAAGAAGAAAGTACCAGTAGCAAAGGAAAAGAGAGAATATAAGTTTATTGATATTTCAGAACACGATGCTAAAAGAAAATAA
- the thrC gene encoding threonine synthase, with product MNYKSTRGGEAQNSTFATLHGLANGGGLYIPEKLPEIKLTYDELKNLSYQELSEKIIKLFFTEFSDEEIKNAVNNAYNNTTFTDKNIVPVHKLNEKVSFGELFHGRTLAFKDLALSLFPYLLLLSKEKQKENKRILILAATSGDTGKAALEGFKDVDGINIVVFYPKNGVSPMQEEQMRKQLGNNVEIVAINGNFDDAQSAIKVIFSSEEFKKYANDHNVMFSSANSINIGRLFPQIIYYVSTYVNLVKAGTIKADEEFNVVVPTGNFGNILAGFIAKKLGIPIKKFISASNKNKVLADFFQTGIYNKNRDFYATNSPSMDILLSSNFERYLYYALNENSERVNELITNLLSGGELSVNEEELKNIQNEFYGEFANDDETVNAIKSVYENYHYLMDPHTAVAYSVYEKLDNNNLDKNIHTVIMSTAHPFKFPTPIAKALGLDETKEPYAILDEVSEITGVKFPEKLTEVRNSEIRFSNVIDKADIQDFVKKYINDLK from the coding sequence ATGAATTATAAAAGTACAAGAGGCGGAGAAGCACAAAACTCAACTTTTGCCACATTACATGGACTTGCAAATGGTGGCGGGCTTTATATCCCTGAAAAATTGCCAGAAATTAAATTGACTTATGATGAACTAAAGAACTTGTCTTATCAGGAACTTTCCGAAAAAATTATAAAACTATTTTTTACAGAATTTTCAGACGAAGAAATTAAAAATGCTGTGAATAATGCTTATAACAATACTACTTTTACTGATAAAAACATTGTCCCTGTACATAAATTAAATGAAAAAGTAAGTTTTGGAGAACTGTTTCATGGAAGAACATTGGCATTTAAAGATTTGGCTCTTTCATTATTCCCGTATTTGCTGCTTTTAAGTAAAGAAAAACAAAAAGAGAATAAAAGAATATTGATTCTCGCTGCAACTTCTGGAGATACTGGAAAGGCCGCACTTGAAGGATTTAAAGATGTTGACGGAATTAACATTGTCGTATTTTATCCTAAAAATGGAGTTAGCCCGATGCAGGAAGAACAAATGCGAAAACAGCTTGGAAACAATGTAGAAATAGTTGCGATTAACGGAAACTTTGACGATGCCCAAAGTGCCATAAAAGTCATTTTTTCCAGCGAAGAATTTAAAAAATATGCAAATGACCATAATGTAATGTTTTCTAGTGCAAATTCAATTAACATCGGAAGATTATTCCCGCAAATCATATATTACGTATCAACTTACGTAAATTTGGTAAAGGCTGGAACAATTAAGGCTGATGAGGAATTTAATGTGGTAGTTCCAACTGGGAACTTTGGAAATATTTTGGCTGGATTTATTGCCAAAAAACTTGGTATACCAATCAAAAAATTTATTTCAGCTTCAAACAAGAACAAAGTTCTAGCTGACTTCTTCCAAACTGGAATATACAACAAAAATAGAGATTTTTACGCAACAAACTCACCATCAATGGATATTCTTCTTTCATCAAACTTTGAAAGATACCTGTATTACGCATTAAATGAAAACTCTGAAAGAGTAAACGAATTGATTACAAACTTACTTTCAGGAGGAGAGTTGTCTGTAAATGAAGAAGAATTGAAAAATATTCAAAATGAATTTTATGGAGAATTTGCAAACGATGATGAAACTGTAAATGCAATTAAGAGTGTGTATGAAAATTATCATTATTTAATGGATCCGCACACAGCAGTAGCTTATTCTGTTTATGAAAAATTAGATAACAACAACTTAGATAAAAACATTCACACAGTAATAATGTCAACAGCACATCCATTTAAATTCCCAACTCCAATTGCAAAAGCATTGGGACTTGATGAAACAAAAGAGCCTTACGCAATTTTAGATGAAGTATCCGAAATTACTGGTGTAAAATTCCCAGAAAAATTAACAGAAGTGAGAAATTCAGAAATAAGATTTTCAAATGTAATTGATAAGGCTGATATTCAGGACTTTGTAAAAAAATATATAAATGATTTAAAATAG
- a CDS encoding lysozyme inhibitor LprI family protein, with the protein MKKILLIIGMLLVEAVAFAGKYEDGLKERMKVAEERLESKFEGTTADMLNASSELTDEWEKEMNKVYDLILKKLSAKEQSKFKTEQTKWLNDRKAAIKKALADEEDGPKMAVFGAAGTEYEMTKARVLELAKKYDKLNK; encoded by the coding sequence ATGAAAAAAATATTATTAATAATAGGAATGTTGCTTGTAGAAGCGGTTGCATTTGCAGGAAAATATGAAGATGGGTTAAAGGAACGTATGAAAGTTGCGGAAGAAAGACTTGAATCAAAGTTTGAAGGAACGACAGCAGATATGTTGAATGCCAGTTCTGAATTAACAGATGAATGGGAAAAAGAAATGAACAAAGTGTATGATTTAATTTTGAAAAAATTATCAGCAAAAGAACAATCGAAATTTAAGACCGAACAGACAAAATGGCTAAATGACAGGAAAGCAGCTATAAAAAAGGCATTAGCTGATGAAGAGGATGGACCTAAAATGGCTGTATTTGGAGCGGCTGGAACTGAATATGAGATGACAAAGGCAAGAGTTTTGGAACTGGCTAAAAAATATGATAAATTAAATAAGTAA
- a CDS encoding lysozyme inhibitor LprI family protein has protein sequence MKKLLLIAGLLVIGVVTFAGNYENELTERMKVSEEKAQAGWDSGVRTNMVNASLDLDTEWEKELNDVYNLILKKLPAKEKTKFKADQQKWLKDREAKVQKAYEKYTKEEGPRMAGELAANERLDITKNRTLELAKKYDGLNKNK, from the coding sequence ATGAAAAAATTATTATTAATAGCAGGATTATTAGTTATAGGAGTTGTTACATTTGCAGGAAATTATGAAAATGAATTGACAGAAAGAATGAAAGTTTCAGAAGAAAAAGCACAAGCTGGATGGGATAGCGGAGTAAGAACCAATATGGTTAATGCTTCACTGGATTTGGATACTGAATGGGAAAAAGAATTAAACGATGTGTATAATTTGATTTTGAAAAAATTGCCAGCAAAAGAAAAAACAAAATTTAAAGCTGACCAGCAAAAATGGTTAAAAGACAGGGAAGCTAAAGTTCAGAAAGCATACGAAAAATACACAAAAGAAGAAGGACCAAGAATGGCAGGAGAATTAGCTGCTAATGAGAGATTAGATATAACAAAGAATAGAACTTTGGAACTGGCTAAAAAATACGATGGATTAAATAAAAATAAATAA